In Zingiber officinale cultivar Zhangliang chromosome 1A, Zo_v1.1, whole genome shotgun sequence, the DNA window aggattagatgaagctcaaaatcaagattttgggatgatttagatgaagtattataaaatattccaaCAAATGGAATAATTTTAATAGGAGACtattggtacgggaagcatcaaACGATCAAacatatgttttgataatggtaaagggtttaaagttaggttacttgttgtctaacaagtctgaatgagcttgcaagaaagtcctaagtgctcttaggcaaaagtcctaactgtagttaggcaagtggaaacccctaggagatggtaaccctaggtcctagaggcactacaacaaaaaccctcatagatatcggtggaacaacaatagttttaagcaaaaaccgatgtctttgagtattttacaccggttttttcaaaaatcgatgtctatgagcgcagattttcgctcatagacatcgattttttaggcaatgtctatgagcgcctttttttcattaatagacaccgattttaacagcgatttttaaaatccgatgtctatgataaaataaaataatttaattttttccacccatacttagccgaaatttgcaacacttcactcttccctccaaacctaaacctatatcgcgtcgtCCACCCATACTTAGCCCTAAACCTATATTGTCGCTAcggcaccaccactttcctccggccatctctctcagcccctcatctccctcttctccttctagcGTACctgcctctcccgatcaggatcaaaaccacctgcttcggtCCTAAGCAAAACCGCAACATAAATGATAGATGCAATTCCCCCCTTCGAAGAGCACACCGGCCTTCCCGTCGGTGACCCTCTGCATGATCCCACTGTACATGTGGAAAGGGTTCTTGGGGTTCTTCATAATCACGATCATCCCGGGCAGGAAAAGGGGAAGCTCGGGGAGCTTCGGCTTCGCCCACGCCAGCAACACCACGATGCTCTCCTCGCCGCCCGCCCTTGCCTTTGCCTCGGAAGGAGAGGGGTTCCGCTGGATGAAGTCTTCGAGGCCCTTTTCGTCGCCTGGGAAGCCTCCGGTGAGGCCGAAGAGCTCCTTTTCGAAAGCGCCTTCGTCCACGCCGACGGCAGAAGGCGGGGCAGGAGCAGGCGGGGAGGCGAGAGGAGGCGAAGGCGGTTGTTCCATGGTGGTCTGCTGGAGCTCGTGGCGGATGACTCGCTCGCTGTTGCAGAGGCCGCGGCCACCCATGGTCTCCGAGAGGTCGAGCTTGGCGGAGGGGGTGAAAGTGAAAGCGGAGCGGGTCAGAGGGGTGGCCTGCTGGAGGAAGGTGGAGTTACGAGAGAGAAGGCGAGGGTTGAGTGTAGTGTGAATGGGAATCGAAGTCGccatggatggatggatggatggaaggaaggaaggaaggaaggaaggagatCAGGTGATTCGTCGAGTCGAGTAGGAACGATCGCGAAGGCTGCTGGTTGGAGGAGGTTTCCAGTCCACAAAATACTCAATCACATCGAATGTTTAGGGTAATTGCATTTTTTGACCTAACAA includes these proteins:
- the LOC122007692 gene encoding NAD(P)H-quinone oxidoreductase subunit S, chloroplastic-like — translated: MATSIPIHTTLNPRLLSRNSTFLQQATPLTRSAFTFTPSAKLDLSETMGGRGLCNSERVIRHELQQTTMEQPPSPPLASPPAPAPPSAVGVDEGAFEKELFGLTGGFPGDEKGLEDFIQRNPSPSEAKARAGGEESIVVLLAWAKPKLPELPLFLPGMIVIMKNPKNPFHMYSGIMQRVTDGKAGVLFEGGNCIYHLCCGFA